The following are encoded together in the Juglans microcarpa x Juglans regia isolate MS1-56 chromosome 2D, Jm3101_v1.0, whole genome shotgun sequence genome:
- the LOC121250190 gene encoding beta-glucuronosyltransferase GlcAT14B-like, protein METNKPQQKKKKWFLALGITLLLSTLLVFITVFTSFNPSWRFYHQTNVKNQVPSFVESKLRVSSGNSKDSVPRLAYLISGSRGDGESLKRTLKALYHPRNQYAVHLDLEASAEERLVLASFLRNEPLFKGFGNVRMVVRANLVTYRGPTMVSNTLHAAAILLRDGGDWDWFINLSASDYPLVTQDDLLHTLSAIPRNLNFIEHTSDIGWKEYQRAKPVIIDPGLYSLRKSDVFWMSEQRRVPTAYRLFTGSAWMMLSRPFVEFCLWGWDNLPRVVLMYYANFLSSPEGYFHTVICNAPEFQNTTVNHDLHFISWDNPPKQHPHFLTNDDYQRMVDSNAPFARKFGRNEPVLEKIDSELLGRYVDGFVPGGWFNHQGNVNMTVPHQIIANTTELRPGPGAERLKRLINGLLSAEDLYAKQCA, encoded by the exons ATGGAGACAAATAAGCCacagcagaagaagaagaagtggtTTCTTGCGTTAGGCATCACTCTTCTACTGTCTACCTTGCTTGTATTCATTACTGTTTTTACCTCCTTCAACCCATCCTGGCGCTTCTACCACCAAACCAACGTCAAGAACCAGGTTCCATCCTTCGTGGAATCGAAGTTGCGTGTCTCTTCTGGTAATTCTAAAGATTCGGTTCCGAGGCTGGCGTACTTAATCTCCGGGTCGAGGGGTGACGGGGAGAGCTTGAAGAGGACGCTCAAGGCTCTGTACCATCCGAGGAACCAGTACGCGGTGCACTTGGACCTGGAGGCCTCGGCCGAGGAACGGCTGGTGCTGGCTAGCTTTCTGAGGAACGAGCCGCTGTTTAAGGGGTTCGGGAACGTGAGGATGGTTGTTAGAGCGAATTTGGTTACGTATCGGGGGCCCACGATGGTGAGCAATACGCTTCACGCGGCGGCGATTTTGTTGAGGGATGGGGGAGACTGGGATTGGTTCATTAACTTGAGTGCTTCGGATTATCCCTTGGTGACCCAAGACG ATCTGCTTCATACATTGTCAGCTATTCCAAGAAACCTTAATTTTATTGAGCATACAAGTGACATTGGCTGGAAGGA GTATCAGAGAGCCAAGCCTGTTATAATTGATCCAGGTTTGTATAGCCTGCGTAAATCAGATGTATTTTGGATGTCAGAGCAAAGGCGTGTTCCAACTGCATATAGGCTATTTACGG GTTCCGCTTGGATGATGCTCTCCCGGCCTTTTGTGGAGTTTTGTTTGTGGGGATGGGACAACCTCCCGAGGGTAGTCCTTATGTATTATGCCAACTTTCTTTCTTCACCTGAAGGGTATTTTCATACAGTTATCTGCAATGCCCCAGAGTTCCAGAATACTACTGTAAACCATGACCTCCACTTCATATCATGGGACAATCCTCCCAAACAACACCCACATTTTCTCACAAACGATGACTATCAAAGGATGGTAGATAGCAATGCCCCCTTTGCAAGGAAATTTGGCAGGAATGAGCCTGTTCTTGAGAAGATTGATTCAGAGCTTTTGGGTCGCTATGTTGATGGATTTGTGCCTGGTGGATGGTTTAATCACCAAGGAAATGTAAACATGACTGTTCCACATCAGATCATAGCAAACACCACTGAACTCAGGCCAGGTCCAGGTGCTGAAAGGCTCAAACGCCTCATCAATGGTTTGCTGTCAGCTGAGGATTTGTATGCAAAGCAATGCGCTTGA
- the LOC121248086 gene encoding 2-alkenal reductase (NADP(+)-dependent)-like codes for MEVTNRYIVTKTHVDGAPEESHFELKTASLALTVEPGSNDVVVKNLYVSIDPYQLNRMKSYSSSQSAINFSVGITPGEGIDAYGVARVVASGNSKVEKDDLVVGLIAWGEYSVVKEGNMLSKLDPMGFPLTYHVGILGFSGLAAYGGFFEVCQPKKGEKVFVSTASGSVGNLVGQYAKLFGCYVVGCAGSKKKVELLKEKLGFDEAFNYKDETDLKSTLKRYFPDGIDIYFDNVGSEMLEAAVANMNTFGRVAVCGVISEYTNGKRAAPDMLDVVYNRITIRGFLAADHMNVYSDFISTTSDHLRTGNMQALEDITPGVENIPSAFIGLFSGDNIGKKIVKIADE; via the exons ATGGAAGTGACCAACAGGTACATAGTAACAAAGACTCACGTCGATGGTGCACCAGAAGAGTCACACTTCGAGCTGAAGACTGCATCTCTTGCTCTAACAGTGGAGCCTGGGTCCAACGATGTCGTAGTGAAGAATCTCTATGTATCGATTGACCCATACCAGCTTAACCGCATGAAGAGTTACAGCTCCTCTCAGAGTGCCATAAATTTTTCTGTCGGCATAACCCCCGGCGAG GGTATTGATGCATATGGTGTTGCTAGAGTTGTGGCTTCTGGGAATTCCAAGGTCGAGAAAGATGACTTGGTTGTTGGTTTGATTGCCTGGGGAGAGTATAGCGTGGTAAAAGAAGGAAATATGTTAAGCAAATTGGATCCAATGGGATTTCCACTGACTTACCACGTTGGAATTCTAG GGTTTAGTGGATTGGCGGCTTATGGTGGGTTTTTTGAAGTATGCCAACCCAAGAAGGGGGAGAAAGTCTTTGTATCTACAGCTTCTGGATCCGTTGGAAATTTGGTTGGACAGTACGCCAAACTGTTTGGTTGCTATGTTGTTGGCTGCGCTGGGAGCAAGAAAAAG GTAGAATTGCTCAAAGAGAAGCTTGGATTTGATGAGGCATTCAACTACAAGGATGAAACAGATTTGAAGTCAACTTTGAAAAG GTACTTCCCTGATGGAATCGACATATATTTCGACAATGTGGGGTCTGAGATGCTGGAAGCAGCAGTTGCTAACATGAATACTTTTGGTAGAGTTGCAGTTTGTGGTGTAATTTCCGAATACACAAATGGAAAGCGAGCTGCTCCTGACATGCTTGATGTTGTGTACAATAGAATTACAATACGAGGGTTTTTGGCAGCTGATCACATGAATGTATACTCAGATTTCATATCAACAACTTCCGATCACCTTCGTACTGGAAATATGCAGGCCCTTGAAGATATCACTCCTGGTGTAGAGAACATACCGTCTGCTTTCATTGGACTCTTCAGCGGTGACAACATTGGAAAGAAAATTGTGAAGATTGCagatgaatga